A single genomic interval of Zobellia nedashkovskayae harbors:
- a CDS encoding glycoside hydrolase family 2 TIM barrel-domain containing protein encodes MRISTPKIPAFSIIFSLFGFFLFLSAQGQAPKWENPEWENPEIFQINREASTASFYRYETAQNALKNDSWENSPFYQSLNGDWLFNYAENVMARPVDFQNPDFDSSSWNAIPVPSNWELEGHGTPIYTNVVYPFPKNPPFIPHDKNPVGSYKRDFEVSDDWDGNTIYLHFGGVSGAMYVWVNGQKVGYSEGSKTPAEFDITKYIQAGKNSLAVQVLRWSDASYMEDQDFWRLSGIDRDVYLYATKATTIKDYRAIADLENNYSDGLLNVSLELENTAKKAKGFKATVQLLDGDKELYSEEKEVIFNGDSAIVTFEKSLKSIKTWNAEKPNLYTLLFVLKNKKGVVTEAVSSKIGFRKIEIKNNQFLVNGQPVLIKGANLHDHDETTGHVISKEVTLKDMEVMKRNNLNAIRCSHYPKNEFFYRMADKYGFYIVDEVNIEIHGMGTTNQGLDNDEEAKKIHPAYRPEWKAMHLDRTKRMYERDKNYTSIVTWSLGNEAGNGENFFATYEWLKKHDATRPVQYEGATQYANTDIQAPMYATIEQTIKYAENDPKRPLIQCEYAHAMGNSVGNLQDYWDVIEKYDVLQGGFIWDWVDQGLKTKNEDGVEFYAFGGDFGASDLQNDNNFCLNGLVNPDRSAHPALYEVKKVYQYVKFKSNDPKSGKITITNKYDFTNLSEYNFNWKLFKDGIEIHAGTIPDVAVAPYESKEFQIALPELTDEKAEYFLNVYTTTKSADALIPEDYLLAYEQFKLTDFTPSVFEMETSGLSVTNVDGTVKIKGEGFEIGFNSTDGSLTTLDYGQGNLIKKGPNVNFWRAPTDNDYGYNMPKRLNVWKEATETQNLTSLKLNSNDGKKVIDAVKLSKNPFKIKNDLKLTATYNLPSVQGEATVTYAINNKGDILVSTDLSNIKNSLPIVPRFGNNFIINSAYDNVSWYGRGPHENYQDRKTSAMVGTYNAKVKDLYFEYIRPQENGNRTDIRTLSFLNKNGKGIQISSSKLFGFSAHNQYNSDFDEGMEKQQRHTYDIPQRDLININIDYSQMGVGGDNSWGLLPHEEYQIKPDNLSFSFMILPVK; translated from the coding sequence ATGCGCATCTCAACGCCCAAAATACCAGCATTTAGCATAATTTTTTCTTTGTTCGGTTTCTTTTTATTCTTATCTGCTCAAGGTCAAGCTCCAAAATGGGAAAATCCTGAATGGGAAAATCCCGAAATATTTCAAATTAATCGTGAAGCGTCTACAGCTTCTTTTTATCGATATGAAACCGCCCAGAACGCATTAAAAAATGACAGTTGGGAAAATTCTCCCTTTTACCAATCATTAAACGGAGATTGGCTTTTTAACTATGCTGAAAATGTCATGGCTAGACCTGTAGATTTTCAGAATCCTGATTTTGATTCGTCCTCCTGGAATGCCATTCCAGTACCTTCCAATTGGGAACTTGAAGGACACGGCACTCCTATCTATACTAATGTAGTATATCCATTTCCAAAGAACCCTCCCTTCATTCCTCATGACAAAAACCCCGTAGGAAGTTATAAGCGCGATTTTGAGGTTTCCGATGACTGGGATGGCAATACGATCTATTTACATTTTGGAGGTGTTAGCGGAGCAATGTATGTTTGGGTAAACGGTCAAAAAGTAGGCTACAGCGAGGGCAGTAAAACACCTGCTGAATTTGATATTACCAAATATATTCAAGCAGGAAAAAATTCACTTGCCGTACAGGTGCTTCGTTGGTCCGATGCAAGTTATATGGAAGATCAAGATTTCTGGCGTCTAAGCGGTATTGACCGTGATGTCTACCTATATGCCACGAAGGCAACCACCATTAAAGACTACCGTGCTATTGCCGACCTAGAAAACAATTATTCTGATGGTCTTCTTAACGTTAGCCTGGAACTGGAAAACACAGCCAAAAAAGCAAAAGGATTTAAAGCAACCGTGCAACTCTTAGACGGTGACAAAGAACTCTATTCCGAAGAAAAAGAAGTCATTTTCAATGGAGATTCAGCTATAGTAACTTTTGAAAAATCCCTAAAAAGCATAAAAACTTGGAATGCCGAAAAACCTAACCTTTACACTTTACTTTTCGTTCTTAAAAACAAAAAAGGAGTTGTAACCGAGGCCGTAAGTTCTAAAATAGGCTTTAGAAAAATTGAAATCAAAAACAACCAGTTCTTGGTCAACGGTCAACCTGTTCTTATTAAAGGTGCCAACCTACACGATCATGATGAAACCACGGGTCATGTTATTAGCAAAGAGGTAACACTAAAAGATATGGAGGTAATGAAGCGCAACAACTTAAATGCTATACGTTGCAGTCATTATCCTAAAAATGAGTTTTTCTATCGCATGGCAGACAAATATGGTTTTTACATAGTTGATGAAGTCAATATTGAAATCCATGGTATGGGAACTACCAACCAAGGTCTTGATAACGATGAGGAAGCTAAGAAAATACACCCAGCCTACAGACCAGAATGGAAAGCCATGCATTTAGACCGTACCAAAAGAATGTACGAACGCGACAAAAACTACACTTCTATTGTTACTTGGTCTTTGGGTAACGAAGCGGGTAATGGAGAAAATTTCTTTGCTACTTATGAATGGCTTAAAAAACATGATGCTACTCGCCCTGTTCAATACGAAGGAGCCACCCAATATGCGAATACGGACATTCAAGCGCCAATGTACGCAACTATAGAACAGACTATTAAATATGCCGAAAACGACCCTAAAAGACCTCTTATTCAATGTGAGTATGCCCATGCCATGGGGAATAGCGTTGGTAATCTTCAGGATTATTGGGATGTTATTGAAAAATACGACGTGTTGCAAGGTGGTTTTATTTGGGATTGGGTTGATCAAGGCCTAAAAACAAAAAATGAAGACGGTGTTGAATTCTATGCCTTTGGAGGAGATTTTGGTGCTTCGGACCTACAAAATGACAATAATTTTTGCTTAAACGGATTGGTGAATCCTGACCGTTCGGCTCACCCCGCTTTATATGAGGTAAAAAAGGTATATCAATATGTAAAGTTTAAATCGAATGACCCTAAATCAGGTAAAATAACGATTACCAACAAATATGATTTCACCAACCTTTCAGAATATAATTTCAATTGGAAATTGTTCAAAGACGGTATTGAGATACATGCTGGAACCATTCCTGATGTAGCAGTAGCTCCGTATGAGTCTAAAGAGTTTCAGATTGCCCTACCGGAATTGACCGACGAAAAAGCTGAATACTTCTTGAATGTTTATACAACCACTAAAAGCGCTGACGCTCTTATACCTGAAGATTACTTATTAGCCTATGAGCAATTTAAGCTGACCGATTTTACCCCCAGCGTTTTTGAAATGGAAACCAGTGGACTTTCGGTTACTAATGTAGATGGCACCGTAAAAATTAAAGGAGAAGGATTTGAAATCGGTTTTAATAGCACTGATGGTAGCTTGACAACATTAGACTACGGCCAAGGCAACCTAATTAAAAAAGGACCGAACGTAAACTTCTGGCGCGCACCTACCGATAATGATTATGGGTACAATATGCCTAAACGTTTAAACGTCTGGAAAGAGGCTACCGAAACTCAAAACCTGACGAGTTTAAAACTGAACTCCAATGACGGCAAAAAAGTCATTGACGCTGTAAAACTTAGTAAGAATCCGTTTAAAATTAAAAACGATTTAAAGCTTACGGCCACGTATAATTTACCTTCTGTACAAGGAGAAGCAACAGTAACCTATGCTATTAATAACAAGGGAGATATTTTAGTAAGTACAGACCTTTCTAACATTAAGAATAGCCTGCCCATTGTTCCTCGTTTTGGAAATAACTTTATCATAAACTCGGCATACGATAATGTGAGCTGGTACGGTAGAGGTCCACATGAGAATTACCAAGACCGAAAAACTTCGGCAATGGTGGGCACCTATAATGCAAAAGTAAAGGACCTATACTTTGAGTACATACGTCCACAAGAGAATGGGAACAGAACCGATATCCGTACGTTATCATTTTTAAATAAAAACGGTAAAGGAATTCAAATTTCTTCATCAAAACTGTTTGGTTTTAGCGCCCATAACCAATACAATTCAGATTTTGATGAGGGCATGGAAAAACAACAGCGCCATACCTATGATATTCCTCAAAGAGACCTTATCAACATCAACATTGATTATAGTCAAATGGGTGTTGGAGGCGATAACAGCTGGGGACTATTACCACACGAAGAATATCAAATTAAACCAGATAATTTATCTTTTAGTTTTATGATACTACCGGTAAAATAA
- a CDS encoding ASCH domain-containing protein gives MENASARNLWGDYLDKHLEHAFVDTPKVVHFCNNELDANECAALVKKGIKRATSPCLLGLQNLNQPLPKIGDFMIVTNWEGEAQCIVRTTAVKLKPYFSIDAAYAELEGEGDKSLAYWKKVHWDYYTKELAAFNRKPNESMIIVCQEFEKVFAR, from the coding sequence ATGGAAAACGCTTCAGCCCGAAATTTATGGGGAGACTACCTAGATAAGCACTTAGAACATGCTTTTGTAGATACACCCAAAGTAGTTCATTTTTGCAATAATGAATTGGATGCCAACGAATGTGCGGCATTAGTCAAAAAAGGCATCAAACGAGCAACATCTCCTTGTTTGCTAGGCCTTCAGAACCTTAACCAACCATTACCTAAAATTGGCGACTTCATGATTGTAACCAATTGGGAAGGTGAAGCACAGTGCATTGTTAGAACCACGGCCGTAAAACTGAAACCTTATTTTAGTATTGATGCAGCTTATGCCGAATTAGAAGGTGAAGGCGATAAAAGCTTAGCTTATTGGAAAAAGGTACATTGGGACTACTACACCAAAGAATTAGCCGCTTTTAATCGCAAGCCTAACGAAAGCATGATTATTGTCTGCCAAGAATTTGAAAAAGTTTTTGCTCGGTAA
- a CDS encoding Gfo/Idh/MocA family protein, with product MPKKIRLGILGGGGDSLIGVLHRVASHINDNYQIVGAVFNPDFEQNMAFAKEIDVPTNRIYKDFDTLIEEEMKLPEDERIQVCSILTPNFLHFPMALKLLENGFNVICEKPMTTTLEEAKKLQAAHEKAGTVFALTHTYTGYPMVRQMREMIKNGELGRIHKVDAVYYQGWINEIIHDQEKRSSVWRLDPKKAGISSCIGDIGVHAFNMVEYTTGLKIKSILSDFNYLYEDNQMDVDGTVLIRMSDHVKGIIRSSQVATGEENGLAIAIYGEKGAFKWEQENPNYLYVMSDTKPTQIYKPGHAYNSELSLGGTKLPPGHPEGIFDSMANIYLGVAKAIRGEQYDSGEYPTMTDGVRGMNFIEATVESNKNGNTWVELED from the coding sequence ATGCCAAAGAAAATCAGACTCGGAATTTTAGGTGGAGGTGGTGACTCTCTAATAGGTGTACTACATCGTGTAGCATCTCATATAAATGATAACTATCAAATTGTTGGGGCGGTTTTCAACCCAGATTTTGAGCAGAATATGGCTTTTGCCAAAGAAATAGATGTGCCTACAAATCGTATCTACAAGGATTTTGATACGTTGATTGAAGAAGAAATGAAATTGCCGGAAGATGAACGTATTCAAGTATGTTCTATTCTTACACCTAACTTTCTTCACTTTCCAATGGCTTTAAAATTGTTGGAAAACGGTTTTAACGTTATTTGCGAAAAACCAATGACTACCACCTTGGAAGAAGCTAAAAAACTACAAGCGGCTCATGAAAAGGCAGGTACTGTTTTTGCCTTAACGCATACGTATACCGGCTACCCTATGGTTCGCCAAATGCGCGAAATGATTAAGAACGGAGAGCTAGGAAGGATTCATAAAGTAGATGCTGTGTATTACCAAGGTTGGATCAATGAAATTATTCATGATCAAGAAAAGCGTTCTTCAGTTTGGCGTTTGGATCCTAAAAAGGCTGGTATCAGTTCTTGTATTGGAGATATCGGGGTGCATGCCTTTAATATGGTAGAATACACCACAGGTTTAAAAATTAAGTCTATTTTGAGCGACTTCAACTATTTGTATGAAGATAACCAGATGGATGTTGATGGAACGGTTCTTATTAGAATGAGTGATCATGTAAAAGGTATCATCCGAAGTAGTCAAGTTGCTACAGGTGAAGAAAACGGACTTGCCATAGCTATTTACGGCGAAAAAGGGGCTTTCAAATGGGAGCAGGAGAATCCTAACTATCTGTATGTAATGAGTGATACAAAACCAACTCAGATATACAAACCAGGTCATGCGTATAACAGTGAACTATCTTTAGGAGGAACAAAACTTCCTCCAGGGCACCCTGAAGGTATTTTTGATTCTATGGCTAATATCTACCTTGGTGTGGCGAAAGCCATAAGAGGAGAGCAATATGACAGTGGTGAGTATCCAACCATGACCGATGGTGTTCGTGGTATGAATTTCATTGAGGCTACAGTAGAGTCCAATAAAAACGGAAATACTTGGGTAGAATTGGAAGATTAA
- a CDS encoding damage-inducible protein DinB, giving the protein MKVLFNQLFDYNFYCNKKIIEASALNVMPEKSVALFSEMLNIHHIYNEHISKRKPQYKLGQLHEVSTWGDIHYENQRNSFDITSEAEDFDKRIDYENNEDKLLIHTMQDMLFHIINESTHYRALIDVDFAANGLESLRTNYITYKH; this is encoded by the coding sequence GTGAAAGTATTATTCAATCAGCTGTTCGACTATAATTTCTATTGCAACAAAAAAATTATTGAGGCTAGTGCACTCAATGTTATGCCGGAGAAAAGTGTTGCGCTATTTTCTGAAATGTTGAATATTCACCATATTTATAATGAGCATATTTCCAAACGAAAACCTCAATATAAACTAGGCCAATTACATGAGGTAAGCACTTGGGGTGATATTCACTATGAAAATCAACGTAATTCATTTGATATTACCTCTGAAGCCGAAGATTTTGATAAGCGAATAGATTATGAAAACAATGAGGACAAATTGTTAATTCATACCATGCAGGACATGCTTTTTCATATTATAAACGAGTCCACTCACTATAGAGCCCTAATTGATGTCGATTTTGCGGCAAATGGTTTGGAATCACTTCGAACAAATTACATTACGTACAAACATTAG
- a CDS encoding MFS transporter, with amino-acid sequence MTIKIKAQLSIMMFLEFFIWGGWFVTLGIYLPNTLGSTGSEIALAYSTQSWGAILAPFIIGLIADRYFNAERILGVLHLIGAALMYAMYQATDFSGFFPFLLAYMIMYMSTLALVNSVSFNQMKDPAKEFSLVRVFGTIGWITAGLLISYFNWDSQDGIMEGFLRNTFLMASISSAILGVFSFTLPKTPPTADRSQKIKLADILGLDALALLKDRNFFIFFLASVLICIPLAFYYQHAGQFLGEIGVENPAGKMTIGQISEILFLLLLPFFFKRFGFKMTIVAAMLAWGLRYLMFAYGNTGELVFMLLTGIALHGVCYDFFFVSGQIYTDSKAGAKYKSAAQGLITLATYGIGMLIGFWVAGAITDAYLIDGGQHDWSIIWLYPSAFAFLVLVLFVILFKNEKIAYKS; translated from the coding sequence ATGACCATAAAGATCAAAGCACAGCTTTCAATAATGATGTTTTTGGAATTCTTTATCTGGGGCGGTTGGTTCGTTACCTTGGGTATATATCTCCCTAATACGCTAGGTTCTACGGGAAGTGAAATAGCTTTAGCGTATTCAACACAATCATGGGGCGCTATTTTAGCGCCCTTTATTATTGGTCTTATTGCCGACAGGTATTTTAACGCAGAACGTATTTTAGGTGTGCTACACTTAATAGGCGCTGCGTTAATGTATGCCATGTACCAAGCAACAGATTTCTCGGGATTTTTCCCATTTCTGTTGGCTTATATGATTATGTATATGTCTACTTTGGCTTTGGTTAATTCGGTTTCTTTCAATCAAATGAAAGACCCGGCCAAAGAATTCTCTCTTGTGCGTGTTTTTGGTACTATTGGATGGATAACCGCAGGATTGCTTATTAGCTATTTTAATTGGGATTCTCAAGATGGTATTATGGAAGGTTTTTTACGAAACACCTTTTTAATGGCCTCAATATCATCTGCCATATTGGGTGTGTTTAGTTTCACCTTACCTAAAACCCCGCCTACAGCAGACAGGTCGCAGAAAATAAAGTTGGCAGATATTCTAGGACTAGATGCATTGGCACTTTTAAAAGACCGTAATTTCTTTATTTTCTTTTTGGCTTCGGTTCTTATTTGTATTCCCTTGGCTTTCTATTACCAACATGCTGGTCAGTTTTTAGGGGAAATTGGAGTTGAAAACCCGGCAGGTAAGATGACTATTGGTCAGATTTCAGAAATCCTTTTTCTTTTACTCTTACCGTTCTTTTTTAAACGTTTCGGTTTTAAAATGACTATTGTAGCGGCAATGTTGGCTTGGGGGTTGAGATACTTAATGTTCGCTTATGGAAATACAGGAGAACTGGTCTTTATGTTGTTGACGGGAATTGCTTTGCATGGTGTGTGTTATGACTTTTTCTTTGTTTCCGGCCAGATTTATACGGATAGTAAAGCAGGTGCAAAATATAAAAGTGCGGCTCAAGGTCTGATTACTTTGGCTACTTACGGGATAGGTATGCTCATTGGTTTTTGGGTAGCTGGTGCTATTACCGATGCTTATTTAATTGATGGCGGACAACATGACTGGAGCATAATTTGGTTGTATCCTTCCGCTTTTGCATTTTTAGTGCTAGTACTGTTCGTTATTTTGTTCAAAAATGAAAAAATAGCCTATAAATCATAG